The proteins below come from a single Oncorhynchus tshawytscha isolate Ot180627B linkage group LG22, Otsh_v2.0, whole genome shotgun sequence genomic window:
- the ccm2l gene encoding cerebral cavernous malformations 2 protein-like: protein MDYEPTKKAKKGFVSPIKLLVFSKSGRRQTDRSSVSRRPLHTVPLYPPDFLIHPERLIYDYVEKEVKFLGHLTWVSCSLNPSSRDELLQLLDTARQLKVLPLRTSVEQDCILSLSARCLLLTWRDNEKLLLRIPTHEIAAASYLRDDALHLLVLKTGLNVDTVLAGGNSLEKKKPGGIEARRQTMSNSDPRPAGGTMERRHTICGVDWKNHKPSSKQPQPQPQPQPNPALVQGAGGGGGGGAGGVAGGAGGSLERQPRVGGSWERRQTRKPGGGSWEKRPVSGSWDRPRPVGGSWEKRHGASGVGGGSWEKRHGGGGKPGGSWERKHPQGGSWERRQACTGSWERGKSYGSWERRNHNPLEPTPCPDAYCNLVILAVENRDAAEEYCALICQMFQIIYGHQTIECVDRSGFHYTMPDRYWLQRSDSCLTDMTYSYDADFSLCSSYDGSQEAFDLYYSESYSESSSLSLQGSHHSLASLHSDGGDQGLQLMQEYMITLRSKLSPQELQQFALLLREYRLGCPIAVFCSDLLQLYGDNRKFLLLGMRPFIPDKDVGVFESFLEGIGIREGGILTDSFGRIKRSMSSTAATVVRGYDSWSLPSGSQDFNRRISDITHDIEALGFQHEHGGCQGEQGECQGEQGVAGRAGGVSGRYRGGGLLFVKEWWGRCGTEM from the exons ATGGACTATGAGCCCACTAAGAAAGCCAAGAAG ggCTTTGTATCACCCATCAAGCTCCTGGTCTTCTCTAAGTCGgggcgcagacagacagacaggagtagtGTGTCTCGTAGACCACTCCACACCGTACCCCTCTACCCTCCAGACTTCCTCATCCACCCAGAGAGACTCATCTATGACTATGTAGAGAAGGAGGTCAAG TTCCTGGGTCACCTGACTTGGGTGTCGTGCTCTCTAAACCCTTCCAGTAGAGATGAACTGCTGCAGCTCCTGGACACAGCCAGG CAGCTGAAGGTGCTTCCCCTGAGGACCAGTGTTGAGCAGGACTGTATCCTGAGCCTGTCAGCCCGATGTCTTCTTCTGACCTGGCGAGACAACGAGAAACTGCTGCTGAGAATCCCTACGCACGAGATCGCTGCTGCCTCCTACCTGAGAGATGATGCACTGCACCTTCTGGTGCTCAAAACAG gttTAAACGTAGATACCGTCCTGGCGGGAGGTAACAGCCTGGAGAAGAAGAAACCAGGAGGCATCGAGGCTCGTCGTCAGACCATGAGCAACTCTGACCCACGTCCAGCAGGTGGCACTATGGAGCGCAGACACACCATCTGTGGTGTGGACTGGAAGAACCACAAACCCTCCTCCAAGCAGCcgcagccacagccacagccgcAACCCAACCCAGCACTGGTGCAGGgtgctgggggaggagggggaggaggagctgGTGGAGTGGCTGGAG gtgctGGTGGCAGCCTAGAGAGGCAGCCCAGGGTAGGAGGAAGCTGGGAGCGGAGACAGACCAGGAAGCCTGGAGGAGGAAGCTGGGAGAAGAGGCCAGTGAGCGGGAGCTGGGACCGACCCAGACCGGTCGGGGGGAGTTGGGAGAAAAGACACGGGGCCAGTGGAGTTGGAGGAG GTAGCTGGGAGAAGAGGCATGGAGGTGGAGGGAAGCCTGGAGGCAGCTGGGAGAGGAAGCATCCCCAGGGAGGGAGTTGGGAACGCAGGCAGGCCTGTACAGGGAgctgggagagggggaagagctaTGGAAGCTGGGAGAGGAGAAACCATAACCCACTGGAGCCGACACCGTGCCCTGATgcctactgtaatctggtcatACTGGCTGTGGAGAACCGG gATGCAGCGGAGGAGTACTGTGCTCTGATCTGTCAGATGTTCCAGATTATCTATGGACACCAGACTATAGAGTGTGTAGACAGGTCTGGTTTCCACTACACCATGCCAGATCGCTACTGGCTGCAGAGGa GTGACAGCTGTCTGACTGACATGACCTACAGCTACGACGCTGACTTCAGCCTCTGCAGCTCTta TGATGGATCCCAGGAGGCCTTTGACCTGTACTACAGTGAGAGCTACAGTGAGAGCTCGTCTCTGTCCCTACAGGGCTCACATCACAGCCTGGCATCGCTGCATAGTGACGGAGGAGACCAGGGTCTGCAGCTCATGCAGGAGTACATGATCACC CTAAGGAGTAAGCTGAGTCCCCAGGAGCTCCAGCAGTTTGCCCTGCTGTTGAGAGAGTACAGGTTGGGATGTCCCATAGCCGTGTTCTGTTCTGACCTGCTACAGCTGTATGGAGATAACAGGAAGTTCCTGCTACTGG GCATGCGTCCCTTCATCCCAGACAAGGACGTGGGCGTTTTCGAGAGCTTCCTAGAAGGAATCGGGATTCGGGAGGGGGGCATTCTGACGGACAGCTTCGGCCGGATCAAACGGAGCATGAGCAGTACGGCGGCAACGGTCGTGAGGGGTTACGACAGCTGGTCACTCCCCTCGGGCTCGCAGGACTTCAACCGCAGGATCAGTGACATCACACACGACATCGAGGCCCTGGGATTTCAACATGAACATGGGGGGTGccagggagagcagggggagtGTCAGGGAGAGCAGGGGGTGGCAGGGAGAGCAGGGGGGGTGTCAGggagatatagaggaggaggattaTTATTTGTGAAGGAGTGGTGGGGTCGTTGTGGAACAGAAATGTAG